From one Rosa rugosa chromosome 4, drRosRugo1.1, whole genome shotgun sequence genomic stretch:
- the LOC133744311 gene encoding mitogen-activated protein kinase kinase kinase 18-like, which translates to MGAEEEGRTELVFRAQVDQRKQDRQRRLRLCVCCFKRPYIHIDHMPEAMAVKSAKMRDSESIQYELQVYRDLNNHGGRCPFIIEHYGEEVTWSDEGEEVYNLALEVAWGSLARLIKPQNILVVENEDDNVYRLVAKVADLGLAKKKDEVQERWRGTPMYLSPETILYNEQEEPSDIWALGCIILEMLTGECPRNHFYYHKSNTLYVVDGMVPKIPDTISSLARDFLGCCLAEEGSTAEEILSHPFVADGVSY; encoded by the exons atGGGCGCTGAAGAGGAAGGCAGAACAGAGCTTGTGTTCAGGGCACAAGTGGATCAGAGGAAACAAGATCGGCAAAGGAGGCTTCGGCTCTGTGTTTGTTGCTTCAAGAGACCCTACATCCATATCGACCATATGCCTGAGGCCATGGCGGTAAAATCGGCCAAGATGAGAGACTCAGAGTCTATTCAATACGAGCTTCAGGTTTATAGGGACTTGAACAATCATGGTGGTCGTTGCCCCTTCATTATTGAGCATTATGGCGAAGAGGTAACATGGAGTGATGAGGGTGAAGAGGTTTACAACTTGGCGTTGGAAGTTGCATGGGGAAGTCTTGCAAGGCTGATAAAG CCACAGAATATTCTTGTTGTGGAAAATGAAGATGATAATGTCTATAGGTTGGTGGCCAAAGTGGCTGATTTGGGGTTGGCTAAGAAGAAGGATGAGGTTCAAGAAAGGTGGAGAGGCACACCTATGTACTTGTCTCCGGAGACTATACTCTATAATGAACAAGAGGAGCCAAGTGATATTTGGGCCTTGGGGTGCATTATTCTTGAGATGCTCACCGGAGAGTGCCCTCGAAACCATTTTTACTATCATAAGAGTAACACCCTCTATGTTGTTGATGGAATGGTGCCTAAAATCCCGGATACAATCTCAAGTCTTGCAAGGGATTTCCTAGGTTGTTGCCTAGCTGAGGAAGGGTCCACTGCCGAAGAGATTCTGTCTCATCCCTTTGTAGCAGATGGTGTTAGTTACTGA
- the LOC133744164 gene encoding UDP-glycosyltransferase 91C1, protein MEEEKQKDKTVFLHFVVFPWLAMGHLIPFFHLSKLIAQNGHRVSFISTPRNLLRLPKIPSHSPLSPLITLVPLPLPHVENLPDDAESSADVPYNKQQLLKKAYDLLELPLANFLESSAPDWVVYDYASHWLPPLAAKLGVPRAFFCCFNAACMAFVGPPSLLIDGQDSRTKAEDFTVVPPWIPFKSDMSFRYHEVAKYVHANESGTPDTVRFGIAIRGSDVVLMRSSDEFEPEWFELLRELYGRSKPVLPVGFLPPLVEEKPTRVKDWLDKQRVNSVVYVALGTEATLSQEELTELALGLELSGLPFFWVLRDSPESTQSVSEMLPNGFVERVKDRGMVHFGWAPQVGILNHDSVGGFLTHCGWNSMIEGLGFGRVLILFPMLNDQGLNARLVNGKGLGVEIPRNELDGSYTRDSVAEFVRLAMVDDSGELLRRRVKEMKGMFGDRNRNNRLENEFICFLEKNRPNKLT, encoded by the coding sequence ATGGAGGAGGAGAAACAGAAGGATAAAACTGTCTTTTTACACTTCGTGGTGTTCCCATGGCTGGCCATGGGCCATCTCATCCCCTTCTTCCACCTCTCCAAGCTCATAGCTCAAAATGGTCACAGAGTCTCTTTCATCTCCACCCCGAGAAACCTACTCAGACTTCCCAAAATACCCTCACACtcacctctctctcctctcataACTCTCGTACCTCTTCCTTTGCCCCACGTTGAAAACCTCCCGGACGACGCCGAGTCCTCCGCCGACGTGCCGTACAACAAGCAGCAATTACTAAAAAAGGCCTACGACTTGTTGGAATTACCGCTGGCGAATTTTCTCGAGTCTTCGGCTCCCGATTGGGTCGTCTACGACTACGCCTCTCACTGGCTTCCCCCACTCGCGGCCAAGCTCGGCGTCCCACGCGCCTTCTTCTGCTGCTTCAACGCCGCGTGTATGGCTTTCGTCGGTCCGCCGTCTTTGTTGATCGACGGTCAGGATTCGAGGACCAAGGCCGAGGATTTCACGGTGGTCCCACCTTGGATTCCGTTTAAATCCGACATGTCGTTCCGGTACCACGAGGTTGCCAAGTACGTGCATGCGAACGAGTCCGGTACGCCCGATACGGTGCGTTTCGGGATTGCGATAAGGGGCAGCGACGTCGTTTTGATGAGAAGCTCTGATGAGTTCGAGCCCGAGTGGTTTGAGTTGCTCAGAGAGCTCTACGGGAGGAGCAAACCGGTTCTTCCGGTTGGGTTTTTGCCGCCATTGGTAGAAGAGAAACCTACACGTGTCAAAGACTGGTTGGACAAGCAGCGAGTCAACTCAGTGGTTTACGTGGCACTCGGGACCGAGGCGACTCTGAGTCAAGAAGAACTCACCGAGTTGGCTCTAGGGTTGGAGCTGTCCGGGTTACCCTTCTTTTGGGTGTTGAGAGACTCGCCCGAGTCGACTCAGTCCGTGTCGGAGATGTTACCTAATGGGTTTGTGGAGCGAGTCAAGGACCGTGGGATGGTGCATTTTGGTTGGGCACCTCAAGTTGGGATACTGAACCATGACTCGGTGGGAGGGTTCTTGACACATTGTGGTTGGAACTCGATGATCGAAGGGCTAGGGTTCGGGCGGGTTTTGATACTATTTCCCATGTTAAATGATCAAGGGCTAAATGCTAGGTTGGTGAACGGTAAGGGACTCGGGGTGGAGATACCTCGGAACGAGCTAGACGGGTCATATACGCGTGACTCGGTGGCCGAGTTTGTGAGGTTGGCAATGGTGGATGACTCGGGCGAGTTGCTAAGGAGGAGAGTCAAGGAAATGAAGGGCATGTTTGGAGATAGAAATAGGAACAATCGACTTGAAAACGAGTTCATATGCTTTCTTGAGAAGAATAGGCCGAACAAACTAACTTAA